ggtACACGGGTCAAATGCCTCGATGACGACGAGAATGGAATGGATTAGCGCAGGCCTGCAAGGTTGCAACCATTCTGGCTTGGTGCACATGCATCTCGGTCCTGTGCGGCCATATGCAACCATTGTGGCTTGCAGCACATCTCGGCCCTGTGAGGCCATAGAGAGAACACCACAGGCCCATAGCAGCCTCGCATCGGACTTCCTCTGAGCTCACCAGGCAAGGTCTTGCGGCCCAGAGTTGGTCTTGGCTGTTTGGTAATCGCTCGCAGGCTCGCAACCGTCCGACGCTTCACGCTTCGGCGATCGAACCGGTTGCAAGAGCCGAGGCCCATGAGGCCATGACAGTGCTAATTGCCGTCGAGATATGACGGGATTCAGAATAGATTTGTGTTATTTTAGTGGCGTCAGGATTGAACAAGTTGTCGCCAATCGTCACTTACGCGTACTCCTTGTCTGAATCATTATTCGGTGAGTCCTTGTCTATCACAATTCACAACCTCCTAGTCTGAACACAATACATTCGCATCCGGATTTAAATAGCTTAATAGCAGCGCGCATAAACAACCTGAAAGATACTAAGCACAGAGACAGAGAATCTTGCAGATCAATCTACAGATAAGAACAGAGAATGAAACTAGTACTATACAAGGGACGATGATGGTAGTATTATCCAATTGCAGTTGCAAAGGTGCGACAAAATGTCATCTTTGTGTACAAAGTGAAGCAAAATATTGTACTACAATACATGACACAGCATTCTTCATAAAATGAACCAAAATACTGCTCGCAGCATGCAAACACACATTCACAAAAATGAAGCATGCTGAGTAGCTAGGAAGCTAACGAAGAAAATTAGTTGCTAAACCCTGTTCTGTAACCTGTTTCGATCTTATCGGGCGGCCACCTCATTGACGATCCCCATGTTGTCCTCCGAGCTGACCTGCCAGAGCTTCTCGAACGCGTCTCCCACGGGCAACGGCTGCACCAGCATCGAGAGGCTGAACACGACGTCAGCCATCTtgggccgccgcgccgcgtcctcctccgtGCAAGCCCTCGCCATGCCGGCCAAGCTAAGGGCCGCGTCCATGTGGAACTCGCTCCCGAGGGCCGGGTCCATCCACTTCCTGAGCCTGGCGTCCCTCTTGTCCCCGGCTTCCAGCACCGCACGGATGTCCCTCCACAGCATGCCGATCTCGGCGCCGACCCGCGCCTCCATGGCCCTCCTGCCGGAGAGAAGCTCGAGGATCAGCAGGCCGAAGGCGAACACGTCGCTGCTCGTGTCCGCGGCGTCGgccatcgccggcgtggccacCGAGAAGTTGGATATCTTGGCCCTGAAGTCCGCGGTGAGGAGGATGTTCCGTGCACGGACGTCGCCGTGCACCATGCTCGGCAGCGTGTGCTCGTGCATGTAGAGCAGCCCGTTGGCGACGTCGAACGCGATGCCCAGCCTCTGGTTCCACGAGAGAGTGTCTACGgagctcgacgacgacgatgacgacggcAGCGAGGACGGAGGTTTCTGGTAAAGCCACTTGTCGAGGGAACCCTTCTCCGCGAACTCGTACACGAGGAAGGTGTAGTCCCCTTCCGTGCCGAAGGATATGCCGGCGAGCTTGATCAGGCTGGCATGGTTGACCATCTGCGTCATCCTCATCTCGGCTGAGACGTCGCCTTTCGCCGGCTTCACCGCGAACATCTCCCCGTCGAGCTTGGCACGGTAGTAGGAAGAGCCGATCCTGCACCGTTCGTCCAAATTCATCGTGGCTTCCATGATCTCGTCGGCCCCGAAGACGATGGGCTTGTCGATGAACTGCGACACGCTGGTGATGATCTTGTCCCCGCCCCCGTTCATCATGCGAGCGAGTGAACTGCTGCTTTGAAGCCCGTagttgtgctgctgctggtgcttgTGCCAAGAAAGCTTCGGGGTCGCGTACGGGGAACCCAATTGCACCACTGTCTCCTTCTTCTTGCGGTACCTCCGGTACGCGAAGGCCGCCACGCACAGGGCGGCGAACGCGACGAGAGACCCCGCGACGCCGGCCGCTACGGCGACACCCCGGCCGCGCTTGTTTGCACCAGAACCATCCGCGCTAGCGTCGTAGCGCAGCGGAGGAAGCTTCGGCGGCTGCGACACCGGGATCAGCATCGGCTGTGCCGTCGGGGAGGTGAATTCGGTGGTGACGTTGTTGGCCTCGGCGATGTCGCTCTTGGAGGAGTTCATCAGCGTGCTCACCGTGGACATGTCGTCCTCTGGCCGCCACAGGTAAGTGATGTGGTACCGGATCCCGCCGGCCCGCTCCGCCTGCGTCGGGCACCGGCAGAAGAGCGGCACGGTGACCTCCTCCGGGGCCTGGAGGCGAGTGGCCGGCGCCTGCGGGTTCAGCTGCTGCATGATGTTGAAGTCCGTGAGGTTCTCGAACgcggtgagcgcgagcgcgTAGTAAGTGTCGCCGTCCTGGATTGGGTACGTCACGTTGGCGAAGGACCGGTTGCCCGTGCAGCCGCACTCGACGGGCACGAGCAGCGGCTGGTCCGGCAGCAGCACCCCGTCCTTGGCGGTCAGGTTATTGGCGCTGGCGATCATCGCCCGGCTCACGCCGAAGAGGTCCGAGATGCTGCCCAGGCCCAAGAACCCCGGGGATTGCGTCCGGTACACGACGAACGTGTCGCACGGCGCCGGAACGTCGCAGGCGAAGCGCTCGGTGCCATTGGCGACATCCTGGGCTTCGCTGCAACGGAAGATGAGGACGacaacgaggaggaggaggagcaaagggCAGCCGAAACGGCGGTGTTCCATTTGGCGCCCTGTGTGTGTGTTGCGAAGCGAATCGCAGCGGTGGTGGGAAGTGGACGAAGGCGAGGGCTCGATTTCTAGTACCGCTCCAGTGCGTAGCCAGTAACGTGCAGCGCTGCACAGCTTCATGGTTGTGCGAGTCAACCGCGGTGGCCCGTTTTTGTCGTGGCTCTGGCGCTTTTGATTCGCGATTGAGATGCCATTTCTTTCTCGTGTGCCTGCACTAGATTCGATTAGTT
This is a stretch of genomic DNA from Brachypodium distachyon strain Bd21 chromosome 1, Brachypodium_distachyon_v3.0, whole genome shotgun sequence. It encodes these proteins:
- the LOC100836523 gene encoding serine/threonine receptor-like kinase NFP, which translates into the protein MEHRRFGCPLLLLLLVVVLIFRCSEAQDVANGTERFACDVPAPCDTFVVYRTQSPGFLGLGSISDLFGVSRAMIASANNLTAKDGVLLPDQPLLVPVECGCTGNRSFANVTYPIQDGDTYYALALTAFENLTDFNIMQQLNPQAPATRLQAPEEVTVPLFCRCPTQAERAGGIRYHITYLWRPEDDMSTVSTLMNSSKSDIAEANNVTTEFTSPTAQPMLIPVSQPPKLPPLRYDASADGSGANKRGRGVAVAAGVAGSLVAFAALCVAAFAYRRYRKKKETVVQLGSPYATPKLSWHKHQQQHNYGLQSSSSLARMMNGGGDKIITSVSQFIDKPIVFGADEIMEATMNLDERCRIGSSYYRAKLDGEMFAVKPAKGDVSAEMRMTQMVNHASLIKLAGISFGTEGDYTFLVYEFAEKGSLDKWLYQKPPSSLPSSSSSSSSVDTLSWNQRLGIAFDVANGLLYMHEHTLPSMVHGDVRARNILLTADFRAKISNFSVATPAMADAADTSSDVFAFGLLILELLSGRRAMEARVGAEIGMLWRDIRAVLEAGDKRDARLRKWMDPALGSEFHMDAALSLAGMARACTEEDAARRPKMADVVFSLSMLVQPLPVGDAFEKLWQVSSEDNMGIVNEVAAR